The genomic stretch CCAGAAATTCGAACGGCGGGAAGTCAGCAAGGACGAAGCAATTAAATTATTCGAGGAAAGAGGAGAAAAATACAAGGCCGAAATCATCAAAGAAATAGAGGCCGACAAGGTTTCGCTCTATCATAACGGCGATTTTTTCGATCTTTGCCGCGGCCCTCACGTTGATTTTACCGGCCGGATCAAGGCCTTCAAGCTCCTCTCCATTGCTGGCGCCTACTGGCGCGGCCTTGAAACTAATCCGATGATGCAACGGATCTATGGGACCGTTTTCCCAACTAAAGAGGAGCTTGATGCTTACTTAAAGAACCTAGAAGAGGCTAAGAAACGAGACCACCGCAAACTTGGTAAGGAGCTCGACCTCTTTTCGCTCCACGAAGAAGCCGGGGCCGGGCTGGTTTATTACCATCCAAAAGGAGCCATGCTCCGGAGTTTGATCGAAGATTTCATGAAGAAGGAAAATCTTAAGCGCGGGTATGAACAGGTTTACATTCCCCACATCGCCAAGATCGACCTTTGGAATACTTCCGGCCACACCAATTATTACCGCGAAAATATGTATTTTATGAAGATCGATGAACAGGAATACGTGGTCAAACCAATGAACTGCCCCGGTCACATCCTGATCTACAGCCGGAAGACCAGAAGTTATCGCGACCTGCCGATCCGCTACTTTGAGTTTGGCACGGTTTATCGCTATGAAAAATCCGGGGTCTTGCATGGCCTTCTCCGTGTCCGGGGTTTTACCCAAGATGACGCTCATATCTTCTGCCGTGAGGACCAGCTCGAAGGGGAGATCGTTCAAACCTTAGATTTTATCGCGTTTGTCATGAAAACCTTTGGTTTTGACTTCAAGATCAACCTTTCCACCCGCCCGGAAAGCTTTGCCGGGACGGCTGATAATTGGGACAGAGCAACCGCTATTCTGGAAAAAGCGCTTCAGGATCGGGGGCTTCCGTTTGAGATCGACCCAGGAGCAGGGGTTTTTTACGGTCCAAAGATCGATGTTAAACTGAAAGACTCCCTCGGCCGCGCCTGGCAGGGACCAACAGTCCAGGTCGACTTCAATCTCCCCCAGCGCTTTAACCTTAATTATATTGGCGAAGATGGCAAGCAACAGACCCCGGTTATGGTTCATCGCGCTATTCTGGGCAGCCTGGAGCGATTTATTGGCGCTCTAATTGAACATTACGGGGGGGCATTCCCATTCTGGCTCGCCCCCACCCAAGTCTCTATCTTGCCTGTTTCCGACCGTCATAATGATTACTCGGAAAAAGTCGCCGCCCAGCTCCGGGAGATCGGCGTCCGGGTCGAGGTTGACGCCAGGCGGGAAACGATCGGGGCCAAGATCAGGAACGCCCAGTTGGCCAAGGTCCCCTATATGCTGATTCTTGGCGATAAAGAAGAACAAGCCGGCACGGTCGCCATCCGCTCCAGGGAAAAGGGTGAGCTTGGCGTTAAGACCATCCAGGATTTTTCCTTTGACCTCCGCCCTGAAATGCGCTATAATACATAGGTTGTATGGGGGTTAAGAACTATTAAACAGTACCAGGTTAACGAGCGCATTTGGGCAAAAGAAGTCAGACTGATTGACGAAAACGGACAACAGCTTGGCAATTGCCCAACCCCAGACGCACTTAAGCTTGCTCGCGAGCGGGGCTACGATCTTATCCTGATCGCGCCGACCGCGACTCCGCCCGTCGCCAAGATCGGCGATATTGGCAAGCTCAAGTATGAACTTTCAAAAAAAGAAAAAGAGGCACGCAAGTCCTCTAAATCAGGGGTTATAAAAGAGGTTAAGCTCTCCCCCAAGATCGCCCAGCATGATTTTGACGTGCGGGTTAATAAGACCAAAGAATTCCTCGCGAAGGGTTACAAGGTCAAGATCAATATTTTCTTCCGGGGGCGGGAAATGGCCCATAAAGAACTGGGACACCGGGTCCTGGGCAGGATGATCGAAGCGATTACGGAGGCGGGCAAGCCAGAGGCTCCTCCAAAAATGGAAGGTAAGAACCTAAATTTAATGCTTGCGCCGGTGAAACACTAATGCCAAAAGCAAAAACAAGACGAGCGGCCGCAAAAAGGTTTGAAATTAAAAAGTCGGGAAAGATCTTAAGACGGTCTTCCGGATTACGCCACCTTTTGGAATGGAAATCTGCGTCCAAAAGACGGCGTCTGAAAGCGAAAAAAGAAGTTTCGCCTTCGGATGTCAGGCGGATCCACGATATGCTCCCAGGAGGCTAAGAAATGGTTAGGGTTAAAAGAGGTTTTGTCGCTCGTCGCCGCAGAAAAAAGGTTTTCGCCAGGGCTAAAGGTTTCCGGCAAACAGTCCGGACCCAGTTCAGGCGGGCCAAGACCGCCGTTTTCAAGGCTATGACCCATGCGACCCGCGGTCGTCGCCAAAAAAAGCGGGACATGAGGGCCCTCTGGATCGGACGAATCAACGCCGCAGCGGTTGCCGCCGGTCTTAAATACAACACCTTTATTGCCGGCCTTAAAAAAGCCGGGGTCCTGCTCGACCGTAAAATGCTGGCCGATCTGGCCATGAACGATCCGGCTACATTTGCCCAGATCGTTGAAGTCGCCCGCAAGCCATGATCGAAATGATTGTCGGCGGGTTAGGTTTTGACCCGCGCAATCTCTCCCCTTTGGTTCTACTGCGCGATCAGGATGAGCTGAATTTCCTTCCTATCTGGATCGGCGTTTTTGAAGCGGCCGCCGTTGCCATGGAACTCCAGGGGGTCAAACCTCCCCGCCCCATGACCCACGATCTCCTACAAAACACCATCGATGCGCTGGGAGGAAAGATCAAGCAGGTCGCCATCAACGACGTTAAAGATGGGACCTTCTTTGCCGTTATCAACGTGGAGAATAAAGAAGGGAAGGTTTTGGGGATCGATGCCCGGCCATCGGACGCGATCGCCCTGGCGGTC from Candidatus Margulisiibacteriota bacterium encodes the following:
- the rpmI gene encoding 50S ribosomal protein L35, whose protein sequence is MPKAKTRRAAAKRFEIKKSGKILRRSSGLRHLLEWKSASKRRRLKAKKEVSPSDVRRIHDMLPGG
- a CDS encoding bifunctional nuclease family protein yields the protein MIEMIVGGLGFDPRNLSPLVLLRDQDELNFLPIWIGVFEAAAVAMELQGVKPPRPMTHDLLQNTIDALGGKIKQVAINDVKDGTFFAVINVENKEGKVLGIDARPSDAIALAVRCHAPIFVAETVMVQAKLVNSEKDAEETKKFNDFVQNIRPEDFTKYYNKD
- the infC gene encoding translation initiation factor IF-3; this translates as MKQYQVNERIWAKEVRLIDENGQQLGNCPTPDALKLARERGYDLILIAPTATPPVAKIGDIGKLKYELSKKEKEARKSSKSGVIKEVKLSPKIAQHDFDVRVNKTKEFLAKGYKVKINIFFRGREMAHKELGHRVLGRMIEAITEAGKPEAPPKMEGKNLNLMLAPVKH
- the rplT gene encoding 50S ribosomal protein L20; its protein translation is MVRVKRGFVARRRRKKVFARAKGFRQTVRTQFRRAKTAVFKAMTHATRGRRQKKRDMRALWIGRINAAAVAAGLKYNTFIAGLKKAGVLLDRKMLADLAMNDPATFAQIVEVARKP
- the thrS gene encoding threonine--tRNA ligase; protein product: MSKFDLETLRHSTSHVLAQAVMEIFPGVKLGIGPSTDDGFYYDFDLPQAITPEDLPKIEKAMKDICKKNQKFERREVSKDEAIKLFEERGEKYKAEIIKEIEADKVSLYHNGDFFDLCRGPHVDFTGRIKAFKLLSIAGAYWRGLETNPMMQRIYGTVFPTKEELDAYLKNLEEAKKRDHRKLGKELDLFSLHEEAGAGLVYYHPKGAMLRSLIEDFMKKENLKRGYEQVYIPHIAKIDLWNTSGHTNYYRENMYFMKIDEQEYVVKPMNCPGHILIYSRKTRSYRDLPIRYFEFGTVYRYEKSGVLHGLLRVRGFTQDDAHIFCREDQLEGEIVQTLDFIAFVMKTFGFDFKINLSTRPESFAGTADNWDRATAILEKALQDRGLPFEIDPGAGVFYGPKIDVKLKDSLGRAWQGPTVQVDFNLPQRFNLNYIGEDGKQQTPVMVHRAILGSLERFIGALIEHYGGAFPFWLAPTQVSILPVSDRHNDYSEKVAAQLREIGVRVEVDARRETIGAKIRNAQLAKVPYMLILGDKEEQAGTVAIRSREKGELGVKTIQDFSFDLRPEMRYNT